The DNA region TGCTATCATCCAGGCTATAGCCGAGACGTTTTCGCCACAACAGATTGTCCTTTTTGGGTCGTATGCATCTGGCCAACCCGCGCCGGACAGTGATCTAGACCTTTTGATCGTTATGAACAGCGATCTCCCTCGGCACAAAAGGGGCGTCCCTATAATGCTTCTGTTTCGTCCAATTCCGTGCTCAATAGAGGTCCTGGTTTACACCCCTGAAGAGGTCGCCAAATGGAAGGGCACGACA from bacterium includes:
- a CDS encoding nucleotidyltransferase domain-containing protein; its protein translation is MRIPTQVQQHGELIPRQTIDAIIQAIAETFSPQQIVLFGSYASGQPAPDSDLDLLIVMNSDLPRHKRGVPIMLLFRPIPCSIEVLVYTPEEVAKWKGTTNHIITEAYRSGKVVYERTKP